The Oncorhynchus nerka isolate Pitt River linkage group LG15, Oner_Uvic_2.0, whole genome shotgun sequence genome contains the following window.
ggagtagtacgattaaaacccatctaaaagaacacagagctggagtagtacgattaaaacccatctaacagaacacagagccggagtagtacgattaaaacccatctaaaagaacacagagctggagtagtacgattaaaacccatctaaaagaacacagagctggagtagtacgattaaaacccatctaaaagaacacagagctggagtagtacgattaaaacccatctaacagaacacagagccggagtagtacgattaaaacccatctaacagaacacagagctggagtagtacgattaaaacccatctaacagaacacagagctggagtagtacgattaaaacccatctaacagaacacagagccggagtacgattcgatcttagtcctgtattgacgctttgcctgtttgatggttcgtcggagggcatagcgggatttctttttAGCTTCCAGGTTAGAATCCCGctcttgaaagtggcagctctagcctttagctcagtgcggatgttaccTGTAATTCATgtcttctggttggggaatgtacgTACGGTGAATGttgggacgacgtcctcgatgcacttattgatgaagccaatgactgatatggtgtactcctcaatgcaatgcggaggaatcccggaacatattctagtctgtgatagcaaaacagtccttgtagtttagcatctgctccCTCTGACCACCTTTTTATTGATAGAGTCAcatggtgcttcctgctttacttGTTTCCTTGTaagtaggaatcaggaggatagaattatggtcagatttgccaaatggaaggtgagggagagctttgtacgtgtatATAGAGTTTTCTCCtcttgcacatttaacatgttgatagagatttggtaaaatttggtaaaactgatttacatttccctgcattaaagtccccggccactaggagcgccgcctctggatgagcactttcttgtttgcttatggcggaacaCAACTCATTcaatgcggtcttagtgccatccTCCAGCTGTTTATATACCACAGTCAAAGAATACagttgaaaactctctaggtagatagtgttgtctacagcttatcatgagaaactctacctcagaccagcaatagctcgagacttcctaaGATatagtgcaccagctgttgtttacaaaaatacatagtctgctgccccttgtcttaccagacgccgctgttctatcctgccggtacagcgtataaccagctgtatgttgatagtgtcgtcgttcagccacgactcagtgaagtataagatattacagttttgaatgtcccgttggtagtttaatcttctgcgtaggtcatcgattttattgTCCAAAAGATTGCACATTTGCTAGCGAAATGGAAAGAAGTGGGGgcttattcgatcgcctacgaatttccagaaggcagcccgccctctggTCTCTTTatttctccacctcctcttcacacAGATGGCAGGTTGTCCTGGAAACAGACACGCAAGgctctgggcctgttcccgagggagCTGTTTATCAGAGTCGTCAGAAAAGATAAATGTTTCTGCTAGTCCGTGAGTAATCGCAGTcttgatgtctagaagttatttttggtcataagagacaacATTAAAaagagttacaaacaatgcaaataaacaatttaaaaaaacacaATCCGGCGCCATtccactctgtgttctactacccaggtctggtgttggagatcattctacactctgtgttctactacccaggtctggtgttggagatcattctacactctgtgttctactacccaggtctggtgttggagctCATTCCACACtgtgtgttctactacccaggtctggtgttggagatcattctacactctgtgttctactacccaggtctggtgttggagatcattccacactctgtgttctactacccaggtctggtgttggagatcattctacactctgtgttctactacccaggtctggtgttggagatcattccacactctgtgttctactacccaggtctggtgttagagatcattctacactctgtgttctactacccaggtctggtgttggagatcattctacactctgtgttctactacccaggtctggtgttggagatcattccacactctgtgttctactacccaggtctggtgttagagatcattctacactctgtgttctactacccaggtctggtgttggagatcattctacactctgtgttctactacccaggtctggtgttggagatcattccacactctgtgttctactacccaggtctggtgttggagatcattccacactctgtgttctactacccaggtctggtgttggagatcattccacactctgtgttctactacccaggtctggtgttggagatcattccacactctgtgttctactacccaggtctggtgttggagatcattctacactctgtgttctactacccaggtctggtgttggagctCATTCCACACtgtgtgttctactacccaggtctggtgttggagatcattccacactctgtgCTCTACTACctaggtctggtgttggagatcattctacactctgtgttctactacccaggtctggtgttggagatcattccacactctgtgttctactacccaggtctggtgttggagatcattccacactctgtgttctactacccaggtctggtgttggagatcattccacactctgtgttctactacccaggtctggtgttggagatcattccacactctgtgttctactacccaggtctggtgtaggagatcattccacactctgtgCTCTACTACctaggtctggtgttggagatcattctacactctgtgttctactacccaggtctggtgttggagatcattccacactctgtgttctactacccaggtctggtgttggagatcattccacactctgtgttctactacccaggtctggtgttggagatcattctacactgtgttctactacccaggtctggtgttggagatcattccacactctgtgttctactacccaggtctggtgttggagatcattccacactctgtgttctactacccaggtctggtgttggagctcattccacactctgtgttctactacccaggtcttgGCGGAGGTCATtctacactctgtgttctactacccaggtctggtgttggagctcattctacactctgtgttctactacccaggtctggtgttggagatcattccacactctgtgGATCTCCTGagtgtattttctgatgtttgatcagagatcttttatcagagtatctcttgtcacactgatcacagccataagatttctctcctgtgtggattcgCTCGTGGCGTTTTAAAGTCCCAATAAAAGTGAAACTCTTACCACAGTCAAGAGCAGTGGTGAGGcctctcttgtgtgtgtgttagcttgtGTATAGTCAGTCTTCCTGACACTCCGGTGTGAGTTCTCTGTTGTGAAGCCAGAGTACCGATTTGAGTGAATcccttcccacactgatcacagacATACGGCTTGGCTCTTGTGTGTGACCTAACAAAACTCGtgccacagtcagagcagaggtAAGGTCTTTCTTCTGTGTGGGTTCGCTGGTGTACAGCCAGAGAACACAATAATTCCCACATACATCACAGTTATAAAGCTTCTCTCCTGTGTATTTTCTCCGGTGTTGCTTTAGGCTGCTTGATGAAACACATCTGTTCCCAAGGTCGGAGCAGTGGTATGGTTCTCTGGAATGCGTGTGGTGTGTTCTCTGGTCGGAGCAGTGGTATGGTTCTCTGGAATGCGTgtggtgtgttctctggtgtaaaaTCAGTTCACTCGAGGCGGTAAAAGTCATTCCACATACATCACAGccattggttctctctctctcgtgtgaaTTCCTTGGTGAGATTGTAAAGGCCGTGATGTTGAAAAACTCTTCCCAAAGTCAGGGCAGCAGTGAGGTTTATTTCCTGTGTGTACTCGCTGGTGTAAAACCAAATGTTCACCCCTTTGTTAATACGTATTGGCAATACTTCACTTAATGGTGACGCATGGAAtaataaaacatgtatcttttatCAGGCTGAATGTTTGAAATATGAGAAGGTGACTTGAGTCATGCTTCTTCAGGAGGCGGAATAAAGACAATTAGCATTTGAATGCTGTCAAGAAATACTGGAGTGATGTCAGATTGTTAATAAAAATGGATTATAGTCCAATTTATTGTACTGCtttcatgtgtgtttatacacaAACATCTGCAACAATTATcaattacatgtatttttttaaacaagcagCTTTTTCAACTTGTAGAAAACCACTGGCTACATTTTGAATGTTGAAGTGCTGCTACTACAATGTTAAGACATTCTACATTGTAACATCATTAAaacactcctactacaatgttaaaacattctacattgtgacatcattaaaacactcctactacaatgttaaaacattctacattgtgacatcattaaaacactcctactacaatgttaaaacattctacattgtgacatcattataacactcctactacaatgttaaaacattctacattgtgacatcattataacactcctactacaatgttaaaacattctacattgtgacatcattaaactactcctactacaatgttaagacattctacattgtgacattatttcattgatatcatgaaacaacttcttcatgtattttctgatgtttaatcagagatcttttatcggagtatctcttgtcacattgatcacagagataaggtttctctcctgtgtgtgttctctgatgtgaAGTCAGATGGCTTGATATAGTAAAacacttcccacattgatcacagctataaggtttctctcctgtgtgtgttctctggtgtgaagtCAGAGAGCTTGATATAGTAAAacacttcccacattgatcacagctataaggtttctctcctgtgtgtattctctggtgtgaaGTCAGAGAGCTTGAtatagtaaaactcttcccacattgatcacagctataaggtttctctcctgtgtgtgttctctggtgtgaagtCAGAGAGCTCAATATAGTAAAacacttcccacattgatcacagctataaggtttctctcctgtgtgtattctctggtgtctTGTCAGATTGCTTGAGGCAGCAAAACTcatcccacattgatcacagctataaggtttctttcctgtgtgtgttctctggtgtgaagtCAGATTGCTTGATgcagcaaaactcttcccacattgatcacagctataaggtttctctcctgtgtgtgttctctggtgtgaagtCAGATGGCTTGATATAGTAAAACACTtctcacattgatcacagctataaggtttctctcctgtgtgtgttctctggtgtgaagtCAAATGGCTTGATATAGtaaaactcctcccacattgaccacagctataaggtttctctcctgtgtgtgttctctggtgtattttAAGTTCTGATGAAGATTTGCAACCTTTCCcgcagtcagagcagcagtgaggattcttccctgtgggtctctgctggggtttcttgaggtgttctgctctggagagactcttctctgcctcttcagcatcatgatgttgttgaggctccccagaggatccactatagtcacgtctctctcctgtgtgaacaacaaagtcagacagtcaCCCCAAAGGATCCACTATAgtcacgtctctctcctgtgtgaacaacaaagtcagacagtctccccagaggatccactatagtcacgtctctctcctgtgtgaacaacaaagtcagacagtcaCCCCAGAGGATCCACTATAgtc
Protein-coding sequences here:
- the LOC135560298 gene encoding zinc finger protein 501-like — encoded protein: MSSPSYSPPDEEEEEEVCWTEKEGLWLNVVVKEEEQDVTVKEEEAFSVKEEEEDEAFTVKEEEEDSFRVKEEEETGVSDFVVHTGERRDYSGSSGEPQQHHDAEEAEKSLSRAEHLKKPQQRPTGKNPHCCSDCGKGCKSSSELKIHQRTHTGEKPYSCGQCGRSFTISSHLTSHQRTHTGEKPYSCDQCEKCFTISSHLTSHQRTHTGEKPYSCDQCGKSFAASSNLTSHQRTHTGKKPYSCDQCGMSFAASSNLTRHQRIHTGEKPYSCDQCGKCFTILSSLTSHQRTHTGEKPYSCDQCGKSFTISSSLTSHQRIHTGEKPYSCDQCGKCFTISSSLTSHQRTHTGEKPYSCDQCGKCFTISSHLTSHQRTHTGEKPYLCDQCDKRYSDKRSLIKHQKIHEEVVS